A portion of the Cryptosporangium phraense genome contains these proteins:
- a CDS encoding type I polyketide synthase: MSEAELREWLVRRLGADDPSLAFVDIGLSSRDAVALVGELEREIGRSLPPTLPWEFPTIAQLAGKLAELVNDDLTASVSKGASPSAREAVDSPVRGATGESAGSSDASPASGAASADGLVAVVGLGCRFPGASGPAEFWQLLESGRSAVREVPADRWEQFTDGSAADSAVLASLNRWGGFLDDISGFDAEFFGISPREADLMDPQQRLVLEVAWEAITQAGLDLAGTATGVFVGASGTEYGHLTGASLSSIDAWTATGSALSIVSNRLSYALDLLGPSVTLDTACSSSLVAVHQACASLRAGECDTALAGGVNLLLSPSVTATFDRAGVLSADGTGKAFDAAADGIARGEGCGIVVLKRLADARRDGDRVLAVIRGSGVNQDGRSNGLTAPNPAAQSLLLERVYSQAGVSPTSVDYVEAHGTGTLLGDPIEARALGTALGAGREADRPLLIGSVKTNLGHLEAAAGVAGLIKVVLAMAHRRIPASLYYTTPNPHIPFDEARLSVAAAARPWPRYAGVARAGVSAFGFGGTNAHVVLEEYVTTPPRRKPRSTGPATTLLLSAPSAERVRALAGALSRCGARPEDLASTLAHRRVRSRTRAAVVVRPGDEVVALERLAAGEEWPGVVVGPERVSAPPTGPVWVFSGYGSHWAGMGQRLFAEEPLFADAVRRLDAYLPGFAESIATGTKPPDLAAIQVATFGIQLALAALWRAHGVTPSAVIGHSMGEIAAAVVAGALSEEDGARVITLRSRLLVEAGRRILAAGGDLGGTAVVDLTADEVDALAPRFPGVGVAVYGSPTQCTVAGDRTQLNELVAHVESLGRAARVVDVKGAAHSPIIDVILPDFRAGLAGLVPRRPDVPVYGTVLTDPREVPTFDPEYWAANVRRPVRFTQAVAAAAADGHTVFVEISPHPIATVPVGQTLAACGVPDPVLAWTLRRNADDPVTFASNVATLHVNGVPVDVRVPRAGFVELPIAPWRHRRHWVASRPRGGVPGVHPLLGVQVSAPGRETFRGSVGTGAVPWLADHRVHGVVVLPGAAFVELVLAAGAAAFGVPAARVAVADLELEAVLPLEVGTEVTTMVTGGKVEVWSRSATAGWTRYATATVRVADPSPPAGGRGERPPAGGRGERPAGGERVDLYARVPLAAQAYGPAFRGVAEATLVRAASAERGAVAAARVVRPEAAGTAGGWHLHPAQLDSVLQVLAVAALGVDLPADSVFLPAGIESVRVYGPLPAEVLVEATLSPAGENAGLGDVVVRAPGGETLAELTGVYLRRADRSAIPVPLGDTLFEAVWEPAEVVPSSETRGRWLVLGSGDLADRAAHLLADAGQQLTRADADATDVLVIPDEPGEPLVLAVAGVARMLSDRASAGRLWVATTGAAAVGDGEVPDPGVAAVRALIRVLGLEHPELTATLVDADDAESLVSELLARALDTEIARRGPRRWVARLGRVSLPVAGALVRPGAYVISGGLGGLGLLLAEWLTERGAARVVLNSRRGTTRPAVLERLRARGTEIEVVTGDIADPGVAEALVAAATSGGMPLAGLAHAAGTLADQAVQTLDAESLHRVWRPKVTGAQRLHEATRGLTLDWFLLYSSAAGLLGSPGQASYATANAWLDAFAEWRRSQGLPATSIQWGAWAEVGGARDSTNVLLEPISPAEGMDALAAVLGSGRAVTGVTRLNAAQVLALFPRVARIPYYGPVLPALEPTSGWAGLDGLDPAEAWTRLIDRLNSRVGGIMGFAPDDLDPDAPLTELGLDSLMAVRAKNAVEADFGVQLPVRLLLQGASLTDFIDHIGRELDLPPRGGRGGAGRKALGGRDHTERLIEGALGRPGLGVDDWLDLDKATAERLHERLLARAPGLPHDPATLFATPTIAAIADLVRPFYEESATPLRALRATGSRRPLFLAHPAGGPTSVYQELADLLHPDQPVYGLERLDELLTIEAKATRYLELVRSVQPRGPYRLGGWSLGGCLAYEMAQQFAAAGDDVEFVAVIDTIVPLPPDPAKTERQRITDRLIVFLDYLRDTYGVTVDVPYDDLFGLDDVGQTDLLMKLMADAGLGMSKGVLQHQRDSYLDARIAERYEIQPYDGRVILYRATEVTDVIAAQDPRYVRTDEALGFDQWCSDLEIVPLPGDHLSLIDRPNLDVLANHLDGVLRR; the protein is encoded by the coding sequence ATGTCCGAGGCTGAGTTACGGGAGTGGCTCGTCCGACGCCTCGGCGCCGACGACCCCTCGCTCGCGTTCGTCGACATCGGACTCTCGTCACGGGACGCGGTGGCGCTGGTCGGTGAGCTGGAGCGCGAAATAGGACGGTCGCTGCCGCCCACGCTCCCCTGGGAGTTCCCGACGATCGCGCAGCTGGCCGGGAAACTCGCCGAGCTCGTGAACGATGACCTGACCGCGTCCGTCAGTAAGGGAGCGAGCCCGTCGGCCCGTGAAGCTGTCGACTCGCCGGTTCGTGGAGCCACCGGCGAGTCGGCCGGCAGTTCGGACGCCTCGCCAGCGTCCGGAGCTGCCTCGGCCGACGGGCTTGTTGCCGTCGTGGGGCTCGGGTGCCGGTTCCCCGGGGCGTCGGGGCCGGCGGAGTTCTGGCAGCTTCTGGAGTCGGGGCGCAGCGCCGTCCGGGAGGTGCCGGCCGACCGGTGGGAGCAGTTCACCGACGGCTCGGCCGCGGACTCGGCGGTGCTGGCCTCGCTGAACCGCTGGGGCGGGTTCCTGGACGACATCAGCGGCTTCGACGCCGAGTTCTTCGGGATCAGCCCGCGCGAAGCCGACCTGATGGACCCGCAGCAACGGCTGGTGCTGGAGGTCGCGTGGGAGGCGATCACCCAGGCCGGCCTCGACCTGGCCGGAACCGCGACCGGCGTGTTCGTCGGGGCGTCCGGCACCGAGTACGGGCACCTGACCGGTGCGTCGCTGTCGTCGATCGACGCCTGGACCGCGACCGGATCGGCGCTGTCGATCGTCAGCAACCGCCTGTCGTACGCGCTCGACCTGCTCGGGCCGAGCGTCACGCTCGACACCGCGTGCTCGTCGTCGCTGGTCGCGGTGCACCAGGCGTGCGCGAGCCTGCGCGCCGGGGAGTGCGACACCGCGCTGGCCGGGGGAGTCAACCTCCTGCTCTCGCCGTCGGTGACGGCGACGTTCGACCGGGCCGGCGTGCTGTCGGCCGACGGGACCGGCAAGGCGTTCGACGCGGCCGCGGACGGGATCGCGCGCGGCGAGGGGTGCGGGATCGTCGTGCTCAAGCGCCTGGCCGACGCCCGGCGCGACGGCGACCGGGTGCTGGCGGTGATCCGCGGCTCGGGCGTCAACCAGGACGGCCGGTCGAACGGGCTGACCGCGCCCAACCCGGCGGCCCAGTCTTTGCTTCTCGAACGGGTGTATTCGCAGGCCGGCGTGTCGCCGACCTCGGTGGACTACGTCGAGGCGCACGGCACCGGCACGCTGCTCGGCGACCCGATCGAGGCCCGGGCGCTCGGTACCGCGCTGGGCGCCGGACGCGAGGCGGATCGGCCGCTCCTGATCGGGTCGGTGAAGACGAACCTCGGGCATCTGGAGGCGGCGGCCGGCGTCGCCGGGCTGATCAAGGTCGTGCTGGCGATGGCGCACCGGCGGATCCCGGCGTCGCTGTACTACACGACCCCGAACCCGCACATCCCGTTCGACGAGGCGCGGCTCTCGGTCGCGGCGGCGGCCCGGCCGTGGCCCCGGTACGCCGGGGTGGCGCGGGCCGGGGTGTCGGCGTTCGGGTTCGGCGGGACGAACGCGCACGTCGTCCTGGAGGAGTACGTGACGACGCCGCCGCGCCGGAAACCGCGGTCGACCGGACCGGCCACGACGCTGCTGCTCTCGGCGCCGAGCGCGGAGCGGGTACGGGCGCTGGCCGGAGCTCTCTCCCGCTGCGGGGCGCGGCCGGAAGACCTGGCGTCAACGCTGGCCCACCGGCGCGTTCGGAGCCGCACCCGCGCGGCCGTGGTCGTCCGGCCGGGGGACGAGGTGGTGGCGCTGGAACGGCTGGCCGCGGGAGAAGAGTGGCCGGGCGTCGTCGTCGGGCCCGAGCGGGTGTCGGCTCCGCCCACCGGGCCGGTGTGGGTGTTCTCGGGGTACGGGTCGCACTGGGCCGGGATGGGCCAGCGGCTGTTCGCCGAGGAGCCGCTGTTCGCGGACGCCGTCCGGCGGCTCGACGCGTACCTCCCCGGCTTCGCGGAGTCGATCGCGACCGGGACGAAGCCGCCGGACCTGGCGGCGATCCAGGTCGCGACGTTCGGGATCCAGCTCGCGCTGGCCGCGCTCTGGCGGGCGCACGGCGTTACGCCGTCGGCGGTGATCGGGCACTCGATGGGCGAGATCGCCGCCGCGGTCGTCGCCGGGGCGCTGTCCGAGGAGGACGGCGCCCGGGTGATCACGCTGCGGTCGCGTCTGCTGGTCGAGGCCGGGCGGCGGATCCTGGCCGCCGGTGGGGACCTGGGCGGCACGGCGGTCGTGGACCTGACCGCGGACGAGGTCGACGCGCTGGCGCCCCGGTTCCCGGGAGTGGGCGTGGCCGTGTACGGGTCGCCGACGCAGTGCACGGTGGCCGGTGACCGGACCCAGCTGAACGAGCTGGTCGCGCACGTCGAGTCGCTGGGCCGGGCGGCCCGGGTCGTGGACGTGAAAGGGGCCGCGCACTCGCCGATCATCGACGTGATCCTGCCCGACTTCCGGGCCGGGCTCGCCGGGCTGGTTCCGCGCCGGCCCGACGTGCCGGTGTACGGGACCGTGCTGACCGACCCGCGGGAGGTGCCGACGTTCGACCCGGAGTACTGGGCCGCGAACGTGCGCAGGCCGGTGCGGTTCACGCAGGCGGTGGCGGCCGCCGCCGCGGACGGGCACACGGTGTTCGTCGAGATCTCGCCGCATCCGATCGCGACGGTCCCGGTCGGGCAGACGCTCGCCGCGTGCGGGGTGCCCGACCCGGTGCTGGCCTGGACGCTGCGCCGCAACGCCGACGACCCGGTGACGTTCGCCTCCAACGTGGCGACGCTGCACGTCAACGGGGTGCCGGTGGACGTCCGGGTGCCGCGGGCGGGGTTCGTCGAGTTGCCGATCGCGCCGTGGCGTCATCGTCGGCACTGGGTCGCGTCGCGGCCTCGCGGGGGTGTGCCGGGTGTACATCCGCTGCTCGGGGTGCAGGTGTCGGCGCCGGGGCGGGAGACGTTCCGGGGATCGGTCGGTACCGGGGCGGTGCCGTGGCTCGCGGATCACCGGGTGCACGGCGTGGTCGTGCTGCCCGGGGCGGCGTTCGTGGAGCTCGTGCTGGCGGCCGGGGCGGCGGCGTTCGGGGTTCCGGCGGCGCGGGTCGCGGTGGCTGACCTGGAGCTGGAAGCGGTCTTGCCGCTGGAGGTGGGCACCGAGGTCACGACGATGGTGACCGGGGGGAAGGTGGAGGTCTGGTCGCGGTCCGCGACGGCCGGCTGGACCCGCTATGCGACGGCGACGGTGCGGGTGGCTGATCCGTCGCCGCCCGCGGGCGGCCGGGGCGAGCGACCGCCCGCGGGCGGCCGGGGCGAGCGACCGGCCGGGGGCGAGCGGGTGGACCTGTACGCGCGGGTGCCGCTCGCGGCGCAGGCGTACGGGCCGGCGTTTCGCGGGGTCGCCGAGGCCACGCTCGTCCGCGCGGCCTCGGCCGAGCGTGGTGCCGTCGCCGCGGCGCGGGTGGTTCGCCCCGAAGCAGCGGGGACGGCGGGTGGGTGGCATCTGCACCCCGCTCAGCTCGACTCCGTGCTGCAGGTGCTGGCGGTGGCCGCGCTCGGCGTCGACCTCCCGGCCGACAGCGTGTTCCTGCCGGCCGGGATCGAGTCGGTGCGCGTCTACGGCCCGCTGCCGGCCGAGGTCCTCGTCGAGGCGACCCTCTCACCGGCCGGCGAGAACGCCGGGCTCGGCGACGTCGTGGTGCGGGCGCCCGGCGGCGAGACGCTGGCCGAGCTCACCGGCGTCTACCTCCGGCGCGCCGACCGGTCCGCGATCCCGGTGCCGCTCGGCGACACGCTGTTCGAGGCGGTCTGGGAACCCGCCGAGGTGGTTCCGTCGTCGGAGACCCGGGGACGGTGGCTCGTGCTCGGGTCCGGCGACCTCGCCGACCGGGCCGCCCACCTTCTGGCGGACGCCGGCCAGCAGCTGACCCGGGCCGACGCCGACGCCACCGACGTCCTGGTGATTCCCGACGAGCCCGGCGAACCGCTCGTCCTCGCGGTGGCCGGCGTCGCCCGGATGCTCAGCGACCGGGCGTCCGCGGGCCGCTTGTGGGTGGCCACCACCGGAGCCGCCGCGGTCGGCGACGGCGAGGTACCGGATCCCGGGGTCGCCGCGGTGCGCGCGCTGATCCGGGTCCTGGGCCTGGAGCACCCCGAGCTCACCGCGACCCTGGTCGACGCCGACGACGCCGAATCGCTGGTCAGCGAGCTGCTGGCCCGTGCCCTGGACACCGAGATCGCCCGTCGCGGCCCCCGGCGCTGGGTGGCCCGCCTCGGCCGGGTGAGCCTTCCCGTGGCCGGGGCGCTGGTTCGGCCGGGTGCCTACGTGATCTCTGGGGGGCTCGGCGGGCTCGGGCTGCTGCTCGCCGAGTGGCTGACCGAGCGCGGGGCGGCCCGCGTCGTCCTGAACAGCCGGCGCGGGACGACCCGCCCGGCCGTGCTCGAGCGGCTCCGGGCCCGGGGCACCGAGATCGAGGTCGTGACCGGCGACATCGCCGACCCGGGCGTCGCCGAGGCACTCGTCGCGGCCGCGACCTCCGGCGGGATGCCGCTCGCCGGCCTGGCCCACGCGGCCGGAACCCTCGCCGATCAGGCCGTCCAGACGCTCGACGCCGAGTCGCTGCACCGGGTCTGGCGGCCCAAGGTCACCGGCGCGCAGCGCCTGCACGAGGCCACCCGGGGCCTGACCCTCGACTGGTTCCTGCTGTACTCGTCGGCCGCCGGGCTGCTCGGCTCACCCGGTCAGGCGAGCTACGCGACCGCCAACGCCTGGTTGGACGCGTTCGCCGAGTGGCGCCGGTCGCAGGGCCTGCCGGCGACGAGCATCCAGTGGGGAGCGTGGGCCGAGGTCGGTGGCGCCCGGGACTCGACGAACGTCCTGCTGGAGCCGATCAGCCCGGCCGAGGGCATGGACGCGCTGGCCGCGGTGCTCGGGTCGGGCCGGGCGGTGACCGGCGTGACCCGGCTCAACGCGGCCCAGGTGCTGGCGCTGTTCCCGCGGGTCGCGCGGATCCCGTACTACGGTCCGGTTCTGCCCGCGCTCGAACCGACGTCCGGCTGGGCCGGGCTCGACGGGCTGGATCCGGCCGAGGCCTGGACGCGGTTGATCGACCGGCTGAACTCGCGGGTGGGCGGGATCATGGGCTTCGCTCCGGACGACCTCGACCCGGACGCGCCGCTCACCGAACTGGGCCTCGACTCGCTGATGGCGGTGCGGGCCAAGAACGCGGTGGAGGCCGACTTCGGCGTCCAGCTACCCGTCCGCCTGCTGCTGCAGGGCGCGAGCCTGACCGACTTCATCGACCACATCGGACGCGAGTTGGACCTGCCACCGCGCGGCGGGCGCGGTGGCGCCGGGCGGAAGGCGCTCGGCGGGCGGGATCACACCGAGCGGCTGATCGAGGGGGCGCTGGGCCGGCCCGGGCTCGGCGTCGACGACTGGCTCGACCTCGATAAGGCGACGGCCGAGCGGCTTCACGAACGCCTGCTGGCCCGCGCGCCCGGACTGCCCCACGACCCGGCGACGCTGTTCGCGACCCCGACGATCGCGGCGATCGCCGACCTCGTCCGGCCGTTCTACGAGGAATCCGCGACGCCGCTCCGGGCCCTCCGCGCGACCGGGAGCCGGCGCCCGCTGTTCCTGGCCCACCCGGCCGGCGGCCCGACCAGCGTCTACCAGGAACTGGCCGACCTGCTGCACCCCGACCAGCCGGTCTACGGCCTGGAACGCCTCGACGAGCTGTTGACGATCGAGGCCAAGGCCACGCGCTACCTGGAGCTGGTCAGGAGCGTCCAGCCCCGGGGCCCCTACCGGCTCGGCGGCTGGTCGCTCGGCGGCTGCCTCGCCTACGAGATGGCCCAGCAGTTCGCCGCGGCCGGCGACGACGTCGAGTTCGTCGCGGTCATCGACACGATCGTCCCGCTGCCACCCGACCCGGCGAAGACCGAGCGGCAACGGATCACCGACCGTCTGATCGTGTTCCTGGACTACCTCCGCGACACGTACGGCGTCACGGTCGACGTCCCCTACGACGACCTGTTCGGCCTGGACGACGTCGGCCAGACCGACCTGCTGATGAAGCTGATGGCCGACGCCGGCCTCGGGATGAGCAAGGGCGTCCTGCAGCACCAGCGCGACTCCTACCTGGACGCCCGGATCGCCGAACGCTACGAGATCCAGCCCTACGACGGGCGGGTGATCCTCTACCGCGCTACCGAGGTGACCGACGTGATCGCGGCCCAGGATCCGCGCTACGTCCGCACCGACGAGGCCCTCGGCTTCGACCAGTGGTGCTCGGACCTGGAGATCGTGCCGCTGCCGGGCGACCACCTCTCGCTGATCGACCGCCCGAACCTGGACGTGCTGGCGAACCACCTGGACGGGGTGCTGAGACGATGA
- a CDS encoding fatty acyl-AMP ligase: MPPAALDRMSPLPHHLTHWAGLTPDDTALTFLDYGTDPGGLARTLTWAQLDRRVTAAAARFQRTARRGDRVALLAPPGLDYVVGFLGALRAGIIAVPLFSPDLPGHGDRLAAVLTDCEPATVATVSGSRAVADAFLSDVGGSPHIVDLDDLAEDAVGPVDLDPEEVAYLQYTSGSTRTPSGVMISHRNVVANAHQGAVLYGAEYGRSTLVSWLPLFHDMGLVLTAAGGIVYGLPAVFTDPVAFLMRPVRWLEMLSHFPGGITAAPNFAFDYCAKRIPAAERAGLRLENADLIINAAEPVQAGTLDRFVETFAPHGLRPEALSAAYGLAEATVLVTCSPYDEPYRSRELSGLSEGLAVPGSGPRMVACGGAANPEAASLTVVDATGRPCPDGQVGEIWVAGPNVAAGYWKRPEESAETFRPDGRLRTGDLGVLVDGELFVTGRIKDLIIVDGRNHYPHDVEATVEDAHGIVGRHRSAAFSVPAEDGEVLVVVAEVSRHASPSSDDLDAARTAVRRAVTARHGVPVHDVVLVAPNDVPRTSSGKIARLATRARYLEGSLDVRG, translated from the coding sequence ATGCCACCCGCCGCTCTCGACCGGATGTCACCGCTACCCCACCACCTCACCCACTGGGCCGGCCTCACCCCCGACGACACCGCGCTGACGTTCCTCGACTACGGCACCGACCCCGGCGGCCTCGCCCGCACGCTGACGTGGGCCCAACTCGACCGGCGGGTCACCGCCGCCGCCGCCCGGTTCCAGCGGACCGCGCGACGCGGCGACCGGGTCGCACTCCTGGCCCCGCCGGGCCTCGACTACGTCGTCGGCTTCCTGGGCGCGCTGCGAGCGGGGATCATCGCGGTTCCGCTGTTCAGCCCGGACCTGCCCGGCCACGGTGACCGCCTGGCCGCGGTGCTGACCGACTGCGAGCCCGCCACGGTGGCGACGGTTTCCGGCTCCCGGGCGGTGGCGGACGCTTTCCTTTCCGACGTCGGTGGTTCGCCGCACATCGTCGATCTGGACGACCTGGCGGAAGACGCGGTCGGGCCGGTGGACCTCGACCCGGAAGAGGTCGCCTACCTGCAGTACACGTCCGGGTCGACGCGGACGCCGTCCGGCGTGATGATCAGCCACCGGAACGTCGTGGCGAACGCGCACCAGGGCGCGGTGCTCTACGGCGCGGAGTACGGACGTTCCACATTGGTGAGCTGGTTACCGCTGTTCCACGACATGGGCCTGGTGCTGACCGCGGCCGGCGGAATCGTTTATGGACTCCCGGCCGTCTTTACCGATCCGGTCGCGTTCCTGATGCGTCCGGTGCGCTGGCTGGAGATGCTCTCGCACTTCCCGGGCGGAATTACCGCGGCGCCGAATTTCGCATTCGACTACTGCGCGAAACGAATTCCGGCCGCCGAGCGGGCCGGGCTGCGGCTGGAGAACGCCGACCTGATCATCAACGCGGCCGAGCCGGTGCAGGCCGGCACCCTCGATCGGTTCGTGGAGACGTTCGCCCCGCACGGCCTGCGTCCGGAGGCGCTGTCGGCGGCCTACGGGCTGGCCGAGGCGACCGTGCTCGTCACCTGCTCGCCCTACGACGAGCCGTACCGGTCGCGCGAGCTCTCCGGGCTCTCCGAGGGCCTGGCGGTGCCCGGGAGCGGCCCGCGGATGGTGGCCTGCGGCGGCGCGGCCAACCCGGAGGCGGCGTCGCTGACCGTGGTCGACGCAACCGGGCGGCCGTGCCCCGACGGGCAGGTCGGGGAGATCTGGGTGGCCGGGCCGAACGTCGCGGCCGGGTACTGGAAGCGGCCGGAGGAGTCGGCCGAGACGTTCCGGCCCGACGGCCGGCTCCGCACCGGAGACCTCGGCGTGCTCGTCGACGGCGAACTGTTCGTGACCGGCCGGATCAAGGACCTGATCATCGTCGACGGCCGGAACCACTACCCGCACGACGTCGAGGCGACGGTCGAGGACGCGCACGGGATCGTCGGGCGGCACCGCAGCGCCGCGTTCTCGGTTCCGGCCGAGGACGGCGAGGTGTTGGTGGTGGTGGCCGAGGTCTCGCGGCACGCGTCGCCCTCGTCCGACGACCTGGACGCGGCCCGGACGGCCGTGCGGCGAGCCGTCACGGCCCGGCACGGGGTGCCGGTGCACGACGTCGTGCTGGTGGCGCCGAACGACGTGCCGCGGACGTCGAGCGGCAAGATCGCGCGGCTGGCGACCCGCGCCCGGTACCTCGAAGGGTCGCTCGATGTCCGAGGCTGA
- the fxsT gene encoding FxSxx-COOH system tetratricopeptide repeat protein yields the protein MSGVRRRFVISHVGRDRPWAEWIAARLADAGETDTLDVQLVSWRWDTGVPLVTALEQAMFEAENGVDRIVVVFSEALLEAHAYVAEQRGELRPDLALLGKVVPVRVEAVRLPEPWSGASGPALHDTPPIEAADRLVTAVLGGVAASRAAGRLARTETGGPALVAPRPRLPGHRPDHWNAPARDDVFVGRDESLIALRTALSNGGRVAVEGRYGMGGVGKTRLALEYVHRFGSDYDLVWWIPADRPVLIGDQFAALAVRLGLVGPETDTGTAATVARTYLRRHANWLIVFDNAESSEALTPWLPGGDGHTIVTSRTSGWAAVAARLEVDLLSRAESILLLRRRDPTLTVVEAGRLAAVLGDLPLSVVLAVGFLAETGTRAEDYLTELAQHVTDVLDEHRSVNYPHALAGAIATATSWLATRDPVALAVARVCAFLAPAPIPVGMLGLLDPDLPEPVDRRRGVHPLAALEGISDGTALLQRAIGRLQRLGIVQVERASRFGVRVGDPLNGSNGVVSLHRLVAAIFRDQLGLRGQPDSERQDAVRAHVDALIAAADPGDPADPDRWASWTLLLPHVYAAEPTMSDSAPLRATAVSAARLLLARGDVRSARDLADQLHRRWLDRLGPDSEDTLRAARCLAQTMRTLGRFDAAQELDADLLKRRREKLGDDHTDSLAAAADLADDAYALGDVRMARALDEDVLARRQRVFGESHPDALNSALRLARDLAALGDAKRAAELRRWVEDRDVS from the coding sequence GTGAGCGGGGTTCGTCGGCGTTTCGTGATCTCGCACGTCGGCCGGGATCGGCCGTGGGCGGAGTGGATCGCGGCCCGGCTCGCTGACGCCGGTGAGACCGACACCCTCGACGTGCAGCTGGTCAGCTGGCGCTGGGACACCGGAGTTCCGCTGGTCACGGCCCTCGAGCAGGCGATGTTCGAGGCCGAGAACGGCGTCGACCGCATCGTCGTCGTCTTCTCCGAGGCGCTGCTCGAGGCTCACGCGTACGTCGCCGAACAGCGCGGGGAGCTGCGTCCGGATCTGGCGCTGCTCGGGAAGGTCGTCCCGGTCCGGGTCGAGGCGGTCCGGTTGCCGGAACCGTGGTCGGGCGCGTCCGGGCCGGCGTTGCACGACACCCCGCCGATCGAGGCGGCCGACCGGCTGGTGACCGCGGTGCTCGGGGGAGTGGCCGCATCCCGGGCCGCCGGGCGCCTGGCCCGCACCGAGACCGGCGGTCCGGCGCTGGTGGCGCCCCGGCCGCGGTTGCCCGGCCATCGTCCGGACCACTGGAACGCCCCGGCCCGGGACGACGTCTTCGTCGGCCGGGACGAGTCGCTGATCGCCCTGCGCACCGCGCTGTCGAACGGCGGCCGGGTCGCGGTCGAGGGTCGCTACGGCATGGGCGGGGTCGGCAAGACCCGGCTCGCGCTGGAGTACGTGCACCGGTTCGGGTCCGACTACGACCTGGTCTGGTGGATCCCGGCCGATCGCCCGGTGCTGATCGGCGACCAGTTCGCCGCGCTGGCCGTGCGGCTCGGGCTGGTCGGGCCGGAGACCGACACCGGCACCGCGGCCACCGTCGCCCGCACCTACCTGCGCCGGCACGCGAACTGGCTGATCGTGTTCGACAACGCCGAGTCGTCCGAGGCCCTGACGCCCTGGCTCCCCGGCGGCGACGGGCACACGATCGTCACCTCCCGGACGTCCGGCTGGGCCGCGGTGGCCGCCCGGCTCGAGGTCGACCTGCTCAGCCGGGCCGAGTCGATCCTGCTGCTCCGGCGTCGGGACCCGACGCTGACCGTCGTCGAGGCCGGGCGGCTCGCGGCGGTGCTCGGTGACCTGCCGCTCTCGGTCGTGCTCGCGGTCGGGTTCCTGGCCGAGACCGGCACCCGGGCCGAGGACTACCTCACCGAGCTGGCCCAGCACGTCACCGACGTGCTCGACGAGCACCGCTCGGTCAACTACCCCCACGCGCTGGCCGGTGCGATCGCCACCGCGACCAGCTGGCTCGCGACGCGCGACCCGGTCGCGCTGGCGGTGGCCAGGGTCTGCGCGTTCCTCGCGCCGGCGCCGATCCCGGTCGGCATGCTCGGTCTGCTCGACCCCGACCTGCCCGAGCCGGTCGACCGCCGCCGCGGTGTGCATCCCCTGGCCGCGCTCGAGGGCATCTCGGACGGCACCGCGCTGCTCCAGCGGGCGATCGGGCGGTTGCAGCGGCTGGGGATCGTCCAGGTCGAGCGGGCGAGCCGGTTCGGCGTCCGGGTGGGGGATCCGCTCAACGGCAGCAACGGGGTCGTGAGCCTGCACCGGCTCGTCGCGGCGATCTTCCGCGACCAGCTGGGCCTGCGCGGCCAGCCCGACTCCGAGCGTCAGGACGCGGTCCGCGCCCACGTCGACGCGCTGATCGCGGCGGCCGACCCCGGCGATCCGGCCGACCCCGACCGGTGGGCCAGCTGGACGCTGCTCCTGCCGCACGTCTACGCGGCCGAGCCCACGATGTCGGACAGCGCGCCGCTGCGCGCGACCGCGGTCTCCGCGGCCCGCCTGCTGCTCGCCCGCGGCGACGTCCGGTCGGCCCGCGACCTCGCCGACCAGCTGCACCGCCGTTGGCTCGACCGGCTCGGCCCGGATTCCGAGGACACCCTCCGTGCGGCCCGCTGTCTCGCTCAGACCATGCGGACGCTCGGCCGCTTCGACGCCGCCCAGGAGCTGGACGCCGACCTGCTGAAGCGTCGTCGGGAGAAGCTCGGTGACGACCACACCGACAGCCTGGCCGCCGCCGCCGACCTGGCCGACGACGCCTACGCGCTCGGTGACGTCCGGATGGCCCGCGCGCTCGACGAGGACGTGCTGGCCCGGCGTCAGCGCGTCTTCGGCGAGTCGCACCCGGACGCGCTCAACTCGGCGCTACGCCTGGCCCGGGACCTGGCCGCTCTGGGCGACGCCAAACGAGCCGCCGAACTACGCCGCTGGGTAGAAGACCGAGACGTGAGCTGA